The Ramlibacter sp. PS4R-6 nucleotide sequence TGGATGCGCATGGCCTGCTGCAGGGCGCCGCGCTCGAGCGCGGCGAACATGCGCTGGAACCAGGGCCCGGTCCAGTGCGTATTGGTGCCGACGAGGCCGACGGCGCCGACGGCCGCGAGCGGCAAGGTGTACGCATCGTCACCCGAGTAAAGGTCGAAGTGCTCGCCCGCCTGCGCGACGAGCGCGGCCGCCGCGGGCGGGTCGCCCGTCGCGTCCTTGAACGCGACGATGTTCGGTACTTCCCGGAACAGGCGCACCAGCACCTCGCGCGCGATGCGGCGCCCGGTGCGGGTGGGCACGTCGTACAGCATCACCGGGAGGTCCGTGGCCGCGGCGGCGGCGCGGTAGTGCGCCTCGATGCCGGCCTGCGGCGGGCGGTTGTAATAGGGCGACACCAGCATCACGCCAGCTGCGCCCCAGGACTTCGCGGCGCGCGTGAGGGCGACCGTGTGCGCCGTGTCGTAGGTGCCCGTGCCCGCGATCACCGGAACCGTCACGGCTTCGCTCACGGCGCGCACGAGATCGGCGCGCTCGGCGTCGGAAAGCGTGGGTGCTTCGCCGGTCGTCGCCGCCAGCACCAGGCCGTCACTGCCGCGTTCGGCCAGCCATCGCGCCAGCCGGCGCGCCGCGTCGAGGTCCAGGCGCGACTCGCGGTCGAAGGGCGTGACCATCGCCGTCAGCACGCGCCCCCAGCGGCGCGGCCGGCGAATGGCCGGTTCGCCGCTCACCGGGAGGCCCGGTAGGGCTCATCCTCCGCGACGAATTTTTTTTCGAGCAGTGCGTCGTCGATCCAGGCCTTCACGCCCGGCAGCGCGATGACGCGCCGCACGTAGTCGGTGATGTGGCCCGGCACCGGCAGCGCGTAGTTCTTGATGCGCATGCACACCGGCGCGAAGAAGGCGTCGGCGATGCTGAACTCGCCGAACAGCATGGGGCCCTTGTTCTGCTCCAGCAGCTCGGTCCACATCTGCACGATGCGCTGCACGTCGGCCCGCACGCCGGGCTTGTCGCGCCAGACCACGGCGCCGGCTTCGTGCAGCGACGCTTCGACGTTCATCGGACAGGCGCCGCGCAGGGCGGAGAAGCCCGAGTGCATCTCGCAGCAGACGCTGCGTGCGCGTGCGCGCTTCTTCGCGTCCTGCGGCCACAGCTGCTTTTCCGGGAACTTCTCCGCGACGTACTCCGCGATGGCAAGCGAATCCCACACGACGAAGTTGCCGTCGACCAGCGCCGGCACGCGGCCGGCGGGGTTGACCTTGAGGATGGCCTGCTTGAAGTCGGAGTTCGGGTCGTTGAAGGTGTCGAACTCGACCAGGTGTTCCTGGAACGGGATGCCGGCCTGCTTGAGCAGAACCCCCGCGCGCATGGACCAGGACGAGTAGTTCTTGTTGCTGATGTAGAGCTGGAGCATGGCTGCCCTCCGGTTTGGGATGCGAGGATGCTAGCCAGCCGTCGCGCGCGGATTGATGCAAAAAAACCGCGCGATTGATGCCGCGCGAACCTAGGGTAGTTCCGTATTCGACGGCGGCTGCGCCGCGTCCCGCGGGCCCACGATGCCCAGCCGCGCCTTCAGCGACTGCGGCTGCCCGGTGAGGATGGCCGCATACATCGTGGTGTTGGCCAGCACCTTCTTCACGTAGTCGCGCGTCTCCGAGAAGGGCACGTTCTCGGCCCACGCGGCCGCCTCCACCGCCGAGCCGTTGCGCCACGCGCGCGGGCGGCTCGGGCCCGCGTTGTAGGCCGCTGCGGCGAGCGGCATGGAGCCGCCGAAGTCGTCCAGCACGAGCTTGAGGTAGCCCGTGCCGATCGCGATGTTGGTGTCGCGGTCCGTCAGCTGGTCGACCGTGAAGTTGTTCAAGCCGATCTTGCGCGCCGTCCAGCGCGCGGTGGCCGGCATCACCTGCATCAGGCCCGAAGCCCCGACGTTCGAGCGCGCGTCCATGACGAAGCGGCTTTCCTGGCGGATCAGGCCGTACACGTACGCCGGGTCCAGCGCGATCTCCTGCGCGCGCTTGACCACCGCGTCGCGGAACGGCATGGGGAAGCGCTGGTCGACGTCGATCTCGCCCTTGGTGCGCTCGCTCGTGTTGATGCAGCGGTCCCAAACCTCCTTGTCGCACGCGAACTGGGCCGCGGCGAGCAGGCCGCGGTCGGTCAGGCCGCCGGCGGTGTGCAGGTTGGTCGTGTAGTTCCACTCGCGCACGCCCTCCGGCCGGATGCCGAGTGCGATCGCGTAGACCGCGCGGTTCAAGCCCGCGTTCAGGCGCGCGGCTTCCTTTTCATCCGGCGTGAGCGGGGTGGGCTTGATCGGGACGACCACCTTCTGCCCCAGCTCTTCCAGCGCCAGCATCTCGTAGAAGCCGCGCACGGATGCGATCGATTGCAGCAGCTTCGTGGCCTCCAGCTTGCGGTCGTCGCCGCCGCGCGCCAGCAGCGCACGCGCCTTCCAGTAGACCCAGGTGGGTTCGGCGCGCGCCTCCTCGCTCATCGCGTTGATCGTGTCGTGCACCAGCTGCCACTGCGGGCCCTTGGGCCAGCGCAACGCGGCGCGCACCTTCCACGCCAGCATGTCGTCGGTGAGGTCGCGGTCGCGCGAGGCCTTCGCGAAGTAATCCAGTGCATCGTTCGACAGGCGCTGCGCCGCCTGCTTGCCGATCACGCCCCACAGCCAGTTGCGCTCCTCGGGCGCCAGCTGAGGGCCCCATTTCGAATCGAGCTGGTTGGCGGCGTTCTCGAGGTCGGTCGACGACAGCTTGATCAGCGCCAGCGAGATCATCTCCTTGCGCGCCTTGCGCAGCACCGTGATGCGGCTGGTGAGGAAGCGCGTCGGCGTGGCGTTGAGCTCGTTGAACAGCGGCAGCGCATCGGGCGCGGCCATCAGCACGGCCTGCTGCGCGGCGCGCGGGCGGTTG carries:
- a CDS encoding lytic transglycosylase domain-containing protein; the encoded protein is MFARILALIASLLVGGAGAQAPKGEAAVLDAYQAWNQRNRVRLAQLLPQAQGHALEPWVAYWELRVRLDTAQPQEVQDFFTKYAGTYQEDRLRNDWLLLLGQRRDWAAFEAEYPKYRMNDDREVRCYALFVKASKEGGTQAIADEVRKLWYAQREADDGCALAAAQVLKGDDVWHRARLALEANRPRAAQQAVLMAAPDALPLFNELNATPTRFLTSRITVLRKARKEMISLALIKLSSTDLENAANQLDSKWGPQLAPEERNWLWGVIGKQAAQRLSNDALDYFAKASRDRDLTDDMLAWKVRAALRWPKGPQWQLVHDTINAMSEEARAEPTWVYWKARALLARGGDDRKLEATKLLQSIASVRGFYEMLALEELGQKVVVPIKPTPLTPDEKEAARLNAGLNRAVYAIALGIRPEGVREWNYTTNLHTAGGLTDRGLLAAAQFACDKEVWDRCINTSERTKGEIDVDQRFPMPFRDAVVKRAQEIALDPAYVYGLIRQESRFVMDARSNVGASGLMQVMPATARWTARKIGLNNFTVDQLTDRDTNIAIGTGYLKLVLDDFGGSMPLAAAAYNAGPSRPRAWRNGSAVEAAAWAENVPFSETRDYVKKVLANTTMYAAILTGQPQSLKARLGIVGPRDAAQPPSNTELP
- the dapA gene encoding 4-hydroxy-tetrahydrodipicolinate synthase, translated to MSGEPAIRRPRRWGRVLTAMVTPFDRESRLDLDAARRLARWLAERGSDGLVLAATTGEAPTLSDAERADLVRAVSEAVTVPVIAGTGTYDTAHTVALTRAAKSWGAAGVMLVSPYYNRPPQAGIEAHYRAAAAATDLPVMLYDVPTRTGRRIAREVLVRLFREVPNIVAFKDATGDPPAAAALVAQAGEHFDLYSGDDAYTLPLAAVGAVGLVGTNTHWTGPWFQRMFAALERGALQQAMRIQAQLQESFEFSNSDASVFSMSVKAMLRALDMDVGDCRLPLPPAPPEMAERARSVWKRLQQP
- a CDS encoding glutathione S-transferase family protein, with protein sequence MLQLYISNKNYSSWSMRAGVLLKQAGIPFQEHLVEFDTFNDPNSDFKQAILKVNPAGRVPALVDGNFVVWDSLAIAEYVAEKFPEKQLWPQDAKKRARARSVCCEMHSGFSALRGACPMNVEASLHEAGAVVWRDKPGVRADVQRIVQMWTELLEQNKGPMLFGEFSIADAFFAPVCMRIKNYALPVPGHITDYVRRVIALPGVKAWIDDALLEKKFVAEDEPYRASR